One part of the Fusobacterium pseudoperiodonticum genome encodes these proteins:
- the cas2 gene encoding CRISPR-associated endonuclease Cas2 codes for MNYLLSYDISNDKVRKKVFDYLFEKGFLRIQNSVFLGEIDTRKIDDILENICLIVDKKEDSIFCVPINKEDYDNIFNFGKNSDYNLYKDEVFYI; via the coding sequence ATGAATTATTTACTTTCGTATGATATTTCAAATGATAAGGTAAGAAAAAAAGTTTTTGACTACTTGTTTGAGAAGGGATTTCTTAGAATACAAAATTCAGTTTTCCTAGGAGAGATTGATACAAGGAAAATAGACGATATACTAGAAAATATTTGTTTAATTGTGGATAAAAAAGAAGACTCAATATTTTGTGTTCCAATTAATAAAGAAGATTATGATAATATTTTTAATTTTGGAAAAAATAGTGACTATAACTTGTATAAAGATGAAGTTTTCTATATATAA
- the cas1 gene encoding CRISPR-associated endonuclease Cas1 gives MDLYISTEGASIARQKNSFLVKTKEKSYVLSPEKIESIILESNSSISTPAIKLAMEHNIAIAISDSYGNLVGHFCKLNYSKGAKLRRKQYELFASRKGIEMARRWLVDKIENQKNHIDFLLKKRKKQFLDLALFNQALKNLNAIDLNLENYREKIMGIEGSISKVYYKNISQLLIEKWQFGVREHRNAKKPYNIVLNYTLGILYRLIETTIVKEGFDSALGIIHVEGERKNSFVYDFIEKYRYLALETTFDLFNENLVEQSFFEYENKIPVLSIKGRRAISSYFRDVLNRGMKVGERVFSIEDIIKSEIKKIKKELIDSEDDEIEIKEEYEIEEEEEKEVAENELFTFV, from the coding sequence ATGGATTTATATATTTCAACAGAGGGGGCAAGTATAGCAAGACAAAAAAATAGTTTTTTAGTAAAGACAAAGGAGAAGTCTTATGTTCTTTCTCCTGAAAAAATAGAATCAATCATTTTAGAAAGCAATTCAAGTATTTCAACACCAGCAATAAAATTAGCTATGGAACATAATATAGCTATTGCTATAAGTGATAGTTATGGAAATTTAGTAGGACATTTTTGTAAATTAAATTATTCTAAAGGAGCAAAGTTAAGAAGAAAACAATATGAACTTTTTGCTTCAAGAAAAGGAATTGAAATGGCTAGAAGATGGCTAGTGGATAAAATAGAAAATCAAAAGAATCATATTGATTTTTTATTAAAAAAAAGAAAAAAACAATTTTTAGACTTAGCCTTATTCAATCAAGCTTTAAAAAATTTAAACGCTATTGATTTAAATTTAGAAAATTATCGTGAAAAAATAATGGGGATTGAAGGAAGTATAAGTAAAGTCTACTATAAAAATATATCTCAACTTCTTATTGAAAAATGGCAGTTTGGAGTTAGAGAACATAGGAATGCAAAAAAGCCTTATAATATTGTTTTAAATTATACTTTAGGAATATTATACAGATTAATTGAAACTACTATTGTAAAAGAAGGTTTTGATTCAGCATTAGGAATTATTCATGTTGAAGGTGAAAGAAAAAATTCTTTTGTTTATGACTTTATAGAGAAGTATAGATATCTTGCTTTAGAAACTACATTTGATCTATTTAATGAAAATTTAGTGGAACAATCATTTTTTGAATATGAGAATAAAATACCTGTGCTTTCTATTAAAGGAAGAAGAGCTATAAGTTCATATTTTAGAGATGTCTTAAATAGAGGAATGAAAGTGGGAGAAAGAGTTTTCTCTATCGAAGATATAATAAAAAGTGAAATAAAGAAGATAAAAAAAGAACTCATAGATTCAGAAGATGATGAAATAGAAATAAAAGAGGAATATGAAATAGAAGAAGAGGAAGAAAAGGAAGTGGCTGAAAATGAATTATTTACTTTCGTATGA